One segment of Campylobacter concisus DNA contains the following:
- a CDS encoding DEAD/DEAH box helicase — MSKANTLKYFLLSQYLEPKTLDEPKKTNTKFKKSIDLDIANFDEEFMQILRVFDSSLLKNGIEISIYGGIFETDLLAIYISKLANIKFEKKQILDELRSEQTSFDKAFCYKFKLAGDLVFCKNEQSFALKDVNLDDDLTPFFTPNSSDDLFISTAPWAMARLNHLKEISQSDFSKECERIKDKLSIYKEKMEFGKYIKLINDELKSALKTPFCNDFLRLEVKIINPNFKENDSLLNSFFIDDINLLIKFYESGRTHELTDQFIDEGSENKFERLDVRDEQNKRFVRDFFKAEEYPRSAFASDFALNFSQQIAVNNIIKKIKEKSGGIYSVNGAPGTGKTTLLKDVMAEVVTLRAMKLAQMSRHDIFAPVRDSSDKVLYFTLNKELQGYEMVVSSCNNGAVEILSKELSQLKSIGSYAGEIDYFKFIATRLLSADEKTNFGEKSFISKPAWGLFCIPLGSKQNKSNFVFNAINGVKIEKTHSQFEDISKEFKEFIEQDGFLMGLGKYLATDEGVDDFDMAKEKFNQALHEVNLLFSEIRIKEEELKSINSELINIDKRLDNYNSARQIDELLKPLIDELDLSKNELEQKATEANELTKLIGRNEILQEYLSAPIKPSFFIFQQILKTQAFEKYNNEAQKVSEINLQIAEQNLKANKQNSENKEKNEAKLNELKAQITQLEEKILELNTKIDHLNKLNDDFIRRQKLIGRSEELDSFLNGSFNQSNEEMQKSMPFMMELGLDGKSHKTKLFNARIKLFKEALNLHKATIFACKEAVRTNLRALSVIFNDEKMAEKNGLEAKDRREIIKGLFLLTPVVSSTFASFNNTFKELLNGDIGLLLIDEAGQANLTNALGALLRSNMAVVVGDPLQLEPVVTLPPALNNAILRYCDAKDEFNLLKSSVQLRADKVQNIGTYIKGEGKSIWVGSPLIVHRRCANPMFKISNETTYDDMMILGRNSESKLSDPNIKTEWIDVSSDEWIGNYNKAEGMIVEELLDGKLAKLKDSVKIITPFKDVCKNLKGAGTIHTMQGKEADVVIFVLGGATKGARAWAASTPNLLNVALTRAKEVVYIVGNRENWSNLPYFEVAARKIDKGQI; from the coding sequence TTAAATTTGAAAAAAAGCAAATTTTAGATGAGCTACGCTCTGAGCAAACGAGCTTTGATAAGGCATTTTGCTATAAATTTAAGCTTGCCGGTGATTTGGTATTTTGCAAAAATGAGCAAAGTTTTGCTTTAAAAGATGTAAATTTGGATGATGATTTAACTCCATTTTTTACACCAAACTCATCTGATGATCTTTTTATCTCAACAGCTCCTTGGGCAATGGCTCGTCTAAATCATCTAAAGGAGATAAGCCAAAGTGATTTTAGCAAAGAGTGTGAGCGCATAAAAGACAAGCTATCTATTTATAAAGAAAAAATGGAATTTGGTAAATATATAAAGCTTATAAACGATGAGCTAAAAAGTGCACTTAAAACACCATTTTGTAATGATTTCTTAAGGCTTGAAGTAAAGATCATAAATCCAAATTTTAAAGAAAATGATAGCCTTTTAAATAGCTTTTTCATAGATGATATAAATTTGCTTATAAAATTTTACGAGTCAGGCAGGACGCATGAGCTAACGGATCAATTTATAGACGAGGGTAGTGAGAATAAATTTGAAAGACTTGATGTAAGAGATGAGCAAAATAAAAGGTTTGTTAGAGATTTTTTTAAAGCAGAAGAGTATCCAAGATCGGCCTTTGCTAGCGATTTTGCTTTAAATTTCTCGCAGCAAATTGCTGTTAATAACATCATTAAAAAAATTAAAGAAAAAAGTGGTGGAATTTATAGCGTAAATGGCGCTCCAGGCACTGGTAAAACAACGCTTTTAAAAGATGTAATGGCTGAAGTTGTTACGCTTAGAGCGATGAAGCTCGCACAAATGAGTAGACATGATATCTTTGCACCAGTTCGAGATAGTAGCGATAAGGTGCTTTATTTTACTCTAAATAAAGAACTTCAGGGCTACGAGATGGTTGTTAGCTCTTGCAATAACGGTGCGGTTGAAATTTTAAGTAAAGAGCTTAGCCAACTAAAAAGTATCGGTAGTTACGCAGGCGAGATTGATTATTTTAAATTTATAGCTACAAGGCTTCTCTCGGCCGATGAAAAGACAAATTTTGGAGAAAAATCTTTTATCTCAAAACCTGCATGGGGGCTTTTTTGCATACCTCTTGGCTCAAAGCAAAATAAGTCAAATTTTGTTTTTAACGCGATTAATGGCGTAAAGATCGAAAAAACGCATAGTCAGTTTGAAGACATTTCAAAAGAATTTAAAGAATTTATAGAACAAGATGGCTTTTTAATGGGGCTTGGCAAGTATTTGGCTACCGACGAAGGAGTTGATGATTTTGATATGGCAAAGGAGAAATTTAATCAAGCCCTACATGAAGTAAATCTACTTTTTAGTGAGATCAGGATCAAAGAAGAGGAGCTAAAAAGTATAAATAGTGAGCTTATAAATATCGATAAAAGACTTGATAACTATAATTCAGCAAGGCAAATAGACGAGCTTTTAAAACCACTAATAGATGAACTAGATTTGAGCAAAAATGAGCTAGAGCAAAAGGCTACGGAAGCTAACGAGCTAACAAAGCTTATCGGACGAAATGAAATTTTGCAAGAGTATCTGAGTGCGCCTATAAAGCCATCATTTTTTATTTTCCAGCAAATTTTAAAGACGCAAGCTTTTGAAAAATATAATAATGAAGCGCAAAAAGTTAGTGAGATAAATCTCCAAATAGCTGAGCAAAATTTGAAAGCAAATAAGCAAAATAGTGAAAATAAAGAGAAGAATGAAGCAAAATTAAACGAACTAAAAGCTCAAATAACTCAGCTTGAAGAGAAAATTTTAGAACTTAACACCAAGATAGACCATCTAAACAAGCTTAATGATGACTTTATTAGACGTCAAAAATTAATTGGTAGAAGTGAAGAACTTGATAGCTTTTTAAACGGTAGCTTTAATCAGAGTAATGAAGAAATGCAAAAGAGTATGCCATTTATGATGGAGCTTGGCCTTGATGGAAAATCCCACAAGACGAAGCTTTTTAACGCAAGAATCAAGCTTTTTAAAGAAGCGCTTAATCTGCATAAAGCCACTATCTTTGCTTGCAAAGAAGCTGTTAGAACAAATTTACGAGCTCTTAGCGTTATATTTAATGATGAAAAGATGGCTGAGAAAAACGGGCTTGAGGCTAAAGATAGACGTGAAATAATAAAAGGATTATTTTTACTAACGCCAGTTGTTAGTTCTACTTTCGCATCTTTTAATAATACCTTTAAAGAGCTACTAAATGGTGATATAGGCTTGCTCTTAATAGATGAAGCAGGGCAGGCAAATTTAACTAACGCATTAGGTGCACTGCTTCGTTCAAACATGGCTGTTGTAGTTGGTGATCCACTTCAACTTGAGCCTGTTGTAACATTACCACCAGCTTTAAATAATGCTATTTTGCGCTACTGTGATGCAAAGGATGAGTTTAATCTACTAAAATCATCAGTTCAACTTCGAGCCGATAAAGTACAAAATATTGGTACATATATAAAAGGAGAGGGTAAGTCCATTTGGGTTGGTTCGCCACTTATCGTTCATAGAAGGTGTGCCAACCCTATGTTTAAAATTTCAAACGAAACGACATATGATGATATGATGATACTTGGTAGAAATAGTGAAAGTAAACTTAGTGACCCCAACATCAAAACAGAATGGATTGATGTTAGTAGTGATGAATGGATAGGTAACTATAATAAAGCCGAAGGTATGATCGTTGAAGAGCTTTTAGATGGTAAGCTAGCCAAGCTAAAAGATAGTGTTAAAATAATAACACCTTTTAAAGATGTTTGTAAAAATTTAAAAGGGGCTGGTACCATTCACACCATGCAAGGCAAAGAAGCTGATGTTGTTATCTTTGTCCTTGGCGGTGCTACAAAAGGTGCTAGAGCATGGGCTGCTAGTACGCCAAATTTACTAAATGTAGCACTAACAAGAGCAAAAGAGGTTGTTTATATAGTTGGTAACCGAGAAAATTGGTCTAATTTGCCATATTTTGAGGTAGCAGCTAGAAAAATAGATAAAGGACAGATTTGA